One window of the Esox lucius isolate fEsoLuc1 chromosome 8, fEsoLuc1.pri, whole genome shotgun sequence genome contains the following:
- the LOC105011497 gene encoding ras-related protein Rab-11B-like yields the protein MGNRDDEYDFLFKVVLIGDSGVGKSNLLSRFTRNEFNLESKSTIGVEFATRSIQVDGKTIKAQIWDTAGQERYRAITSAYYRGAVGALLVYDIAKHLTYENVERWLKELRDHADNNIVIMLVGNKSDLRHLRAVPTDEARAFAEKNTLSFIETSALDSTNVEEAFKNILTEIYRIVSQKQIADRSAHEESPGNNVVDISVPPTTDGQKNKLPCCQSL from the exons TGGTGCTGATTGGAGACTCTGGTGTTGGAAAGAGTAACCTGCTGTCCCGTTTCACACGGAATGAGTTCAACCTGGAGAGCAAAAGCACCATCGGTGTGGAGTTTGCCACCCGCAGCATCCAGGTGGATGGCAAGACGATAAAGGCCCAGATCTGGGATACAGCTGGACAGGAGCGCTACCGAGCCATCACCTCAGC GTACTACCGGGGGGCGGTCGGCGCTCTCCTAGTTTATGACATTGCCAAGCATCTGACCTATGAAAATGTGGAGCGATGGCTGAAGGAGCTCCGGGACCACGCCGATAATAACATCGTCATCATGCTGGTGGGCAACAAGAGTGACCTGCGCCACCTCAGGGCTGTGCCCACAGACGAGGCTCGCGCATTTGCAG AGAAGAACACACTATCATTTATTGAGACATCCGCTTTGGACTCCACTAATGTAGAAGAGGCATTCAAAAACATCCTCACAG AGATCTACCGAATTGTATCACAGAAGCAGATAGCTGACAGATCAGCACATGAAGAATCTCCAGGCAACAATGTAGTGGATATCAGTGTTCCTCCCACCACCGATGGGCAGAAAAACAAACTACCCTGCTGCCAAAGCCTGTGA
- the march2 gene encoding E3 ubiquitin-protein ligase MARCHF2 — MTTGECCHLPGSLCDCTGNAALSKSVEDSDNCRAQYVTQVTAKDGRLLSTIIKPLSTQSDGPICRICHEGANGEGLLSPCDCTGTLGTVHKSCLEKWLSSSNTSYCELCHTEFTIERRPRPLTEWLRDPGPRNEKRTLFCDMVCFLFITPLAAISGWLCLRGAQDHLHFNSRLEAVGLIALTIALFTIYVLWTLVSFRYHCQLYSEWRRTNQKVRLLLPDGKGAFSTQHSLLSTKLLKKTADETIV, encoded by the exons ATGACGACAGGGGAGTGTTGCCACCTTCCGGGTTCCCTGTGTGACTGCACTGGTAATGCTGCCCTCTCCAAAAGCGTGGAGGATTCAGACAACTGCAGGGCTCAGTATGTCACCCAGGTCACAGCCAAAGATGGACGGCTGCTCTCCACCATCATCAAACCCCTGAGCACACAAAG TGATGGGCCAATATGCCGGATCTGCCACGAGGGGGCCAACGGCGAGGGGCTCCTGTCCCCCTGTGATTGCACAGGGACTCTGGGCACTGTCCACAAGAGCTGCTTGGAGAAGTGGCTGTCCTCCTCCAACACCAGCTACTGTGAGCTGTGCCACACAGAGTTCACGATTGAGCGCAGGCCCAGGCCCCTCACAGAG TGGCTTAGGGACCCGGGCCCCCGTAACGAGAAGCGCACATTGTTCTGTGACATGGTGTGCTTCCTGTTTATCACGCCCCTTGCGGCCATCTCCGGCTGGCTGTGTCTGAGGGGTGCCCAGGACCACCTGCACTTCAACAGTAGACTGGAGGCAGTGGGCCTAATCGCCCTCACCATTGCCCTCTTTACCATCTATGTCCTCTGGACTCTG GTGTCATTCCGCTACCACTGTCAGCTTTACTCTGAGTGGAGACGAACCAATCAGAAAGTACGCCTGCTCCTTCCAGACGGAAAGGGGGCGTTTTCAACCCAGCATTCCTTGCTCTCCACCAAGCTGCTCAAAAAGACAGCAGATGAGACCATAGTTTGA
- the LOC105011499 gene encoding LOW QUALITY PROTEIN: ras-related protein Rab-11B (The sequence of the model RefSeq protein was modified relative to this genomic sequence to represent the inferred CDS: deleted 3 bases in 3 codons) encodes MGNRDDEYDLSYSKVCIVNVVCVLVPVVLIGDSGVGKSNLLSRFTRNEFNLESKSTIGVEFATRSIQVDGKTIKAQIWDTAGQERYRAITSAYYRGAVGALLVYDIAKHLTYENVERWLKELRDHADNNIVIMLVGNKSDLRHLRAVPTDEARAFAEKNTLSFIETSALDSTNVEEAFKNILTEIHRIVSQKQIADRSAHEESPGNNVVDISVPPTTDGQKNKLPCCQSL; translated from the exons ATGGGAAACCGGGACGACGAATACGACCTATCATATTCCAAAG TTTGCATTGTTAACGTTGTCTGTGTTTTGGTGCCAGTGGTGCTGATTGGAGACTCTGGTGTTGGAAAGAGTAACCTGCTGTCCCGTTTCACACGGAATGAGTTCAACCTGGAGAGCAAAAGCACCATCGGTGTGGAGTTTGCCACCCGCAGCATCCAGGTGGATGGCAAGACGATAAAGGCCCAGATCTGGGATACAGCTGGACAGGAGCGCTACCGAGCCATCACCTCAGC GTACTACCGGGGGGCGGTCGGCGCTCTCCTAGTTTATGACATTGCCAAGCATCTGACCTATGAAAATGTGGAGCGATGGCTGAAGGAGCTCCGGGACCACGCCGATAATAACATCGTCATCATGCTGGTGGGCAACAAGAGTGACCTGCGCCACCTCAGGGCTGTGCCCACAGACGAGGCTCGCGCATTTGCAG AGAAGAACACACTATCATTTATTGAGACATCCGCTTTGGACTCCACTAATGTAGAAGAGGCATTCAAAAACATCCTCACAG AAATCCACCGAATTGTT TCACAGAAGCAGATTGCTGACAGATCAGCACATGAAGAA TCTCCAGGCAACAATGTAGTGGATATCAGTGTCCCTCCCACCACCGATGGGCAG AAAAACAAACTACCCTGCTGCCAAAGCCTGTGA